A window of Leptotrichia wadei contains these coding sequences:
- the gpmI gene encoding 2,3-bisphosphoglycerate-independent phosphoglycerate mutase, whose protein sequence is MKKRPVVLIILDGWGMNHHDNEVNGVKLANPVNFNNYLKEYPHTELRADGEFVGLPKGQFGNSEVGHTNIGAGRIVYQMLPKITKAIEEGTILENKVLSDIIETTKANGRALHITGLTSDGGVHCHIDHLIGLVDMAKKKGLTEVYVHAIMDGRDTAPESGVEYLAQLQKALDELGVGKIATVMGRYYAMDRDNNWDRVELAYDALTSGEGNLAATADEAIRNSYAEGITDEFVKPVKIGSKDNGLIKDGDGVIFANFRPDRARQLTRTFVDPEFNGFTRKVYPKVNFATMAQYDATFTSPVAFPPETIVNGFGEIVSKAGLTQVRTAETEKYAHVTFFFNGGKEEPYPGEIRLLSDSPKVATYDLQPEMSAYKVKDRLIEELNTGKVDTVILNFANPDMVGHTGNVGAVIAACQAVDNCTGQIVNKVLELDGAVLITADHGNADLLVNPETGEPHTAHTVNPVPFIFITNDMKDAKLRTDGKLADIIPTMLDLLGLEKPAEMDGSTLIVK, encoded by the coding sequence ATGAAAAAAAGACCAGTAGTTCTAATAATTTTAGATGGTTGGGGAATGAATCATCATGATAATGAGGTTAATGGAGTAAAATTAGCTAATCCAGTTAATTTTAACAATTATTTGAAAGAGTACCCTCATACTGAATTGAGAGCAGATGGAGAATTTGTAGGATTACCTAAAGGACAATTTGGAAATTCGGAAGTTGGACATACAAATATTGGTGCAGGAAGAATTGTTTATCAAATGCTACCTAAAATTACAAAAGCTATTGAAGAAGGTACAATTTTAGAAAATAAAGTGTTATCAGATATTATAGAAACTACAAAAGCAAATGGAAGGGCTTTGCATATTACAGGATTGACTTCTGATGGTGGAGTTCATTGTCATATTGATCATTTAATTGGATTAGTTGATATGGCTAAGAAAAAAGGACTTACAGAAGTTTATGTTCATGCAATTATGGATGGAAGAGATACTGCCCCTGAAAGTGGAGTGGAGTACTTGGCACAATTGCAAAAAGCATTGGATGAACTTGGTGTAGGAAAAATTGCTACAGTTATGGGAAGATATTATGCAATGGATAGAGATAATAACTGGGACAGAGTGGAACTTGCATATGATGCCCTAACTTCTGGAGAAGGAAATTTGGCAGCAACTGCTGATGAAGCAATCAGAAATTCTTATGCTGAAGGAATTACAGATGAATTTGTAAAACCAGTAAAAATTGGTTCTAAAGATAATGGATTAATTAAAGATGGAGACGGTGTAATTTTTGCAAACTTTAGACCAGATAGAGCTAGACAATTGACTAGAACATTTGTTGATCCTGAATTTAATGGTTTTACAAGAAAAGTTTATCCTAAAGTGAACTTCGCTACAATGGCTCAATATGATGCGACATTTACTTCACCAGTGGCATTCCCGCCTGAAACAATTGTAAATGGATTTGGAGAAATCGTATCAAAAGCTGGATTGACTCAAGTAAGAACTGCAGAAACTGAAAAATATGCACATGTTACATTCTTCTTCAACGGAGGAAAAGAAGAACCTTATCCAGGAGAAATCAGATTACTTTCGGACTCACCAAAAGTTGCAACTTATGACTTACAACCTGAAATGAGTGCTTACAAAGTAAAAGACAGGTTAATCGAAGAATTAAATACTGGAAAAGTAGATACAGTTATACTAAACTTTGCAAATCCTGATATGGTTGGACATACGGGAAACGTGGGGGCTGTAATTGCAGCTTGTCAAGCGGTAGATAACTGTACAGGACAAATTGTTAATAAAGTATTGGAACTTGATGGTGCAGTATTAATTACAGCAGATCATGGAAATGCTGACTTATTAGTAAATCCTGAAACTGGAGAACCTCATACAGCACATACTGTAAATCCCGTTCCATTTATTTTCATTACAAATGATATGAAAGATGCAAAATTGAGAACAGATGGAAAGTTAGCTGATATCATTCCAACAATGTTAGATTTATTAGGATTAGAAAAACCAGCTGAAATGGATGGAAGCACTTTAATAGTAAAATAA
- the rpsT gene encoding 30S ribosomal protein S20 — protein MAHSKSSKKRVFIGERNAARNQAIRSRTRTFIKKVLAAVEAKNVDEAKSALNAAYKELDKAVTKGVIKKNAASRKKSRLTLKVNSLAN, from the coding sequence ATGGCACACTCAAAATCATCTAAAAAAAGAGTTTTCATTGGTGAAAGAAACGCAGCTAGAAATCAAGCTATTAGAAGTAGAACTAGAACTTTCATAAAAAAAGTGCTTGCCGCTGTTGAAGCTAAAAATGTCGACGAAGCTAAATCAGCATTAAACGCAGCATACAAAGAATTAGATAAAGCTGTAACAAAAGGTGTTATAAAGAAAAATGCCGCATCAAGAAAAAAATCAAGACTTACATTAAAAGTTAATTCATTGGCAAATTAA
- a CDS encoding winged helix-turn-helix transcriptional regulator, with product MEKIEKIEPNLCKIDDGLDTLTGKWKLPILLHIMKNGTMRFSDLTRAIPAITQKMLTKNLRELEEDDLISRFSYPTIPPKVEYSLTEHGKELELIIDALHEWGIKHREHIMKLFENKM from the coding sequence ATGGAAAAAATTGAAAAAATAGAGCCAAATTTATGTAAAATAGACGATGGACTTGATACACTAACAGGAAAATGGAAACTACCAATTTTACTGCACATTATGAAAAATGGAACAATGCGTTTTTCAGACCTAACCCGTGCAATTCCGGCAATCACTCAAAAAATGCTCACGAAAAATCTGAGAGAACTAGAAGAAGACGATTTGATAAGCCGTTTTTCCTATCCGACAATTCCGCCAAAAGTAGAATATTCGTTGACAGAACACGGAAAAGAGCTGGAACTGATTATTGATGCACTTCATGAATGGGGGATAAAGCATAGGGAACATATTATGAAATTATTTGAAAATAAGATGTAA